A genomic region of Pseudomonas migulae contains the following coding sequences:
- a CDS encoding MarR family winged helix-turn-helix transcriptional regulator, with the protein MKHFTPDEFHTCHLGLLLGRAALLKDRIIDTHMEPHGITAAQFKVLIIMAQFGVDTPAELCRHLSLDSGSMTRMLDRLEQKGFLARQRSEADRRQVQLVLTEQGQRLTDRLPEIGADAMNELAGAITPEELKTLEQILKKILVAAGDSITLLRVGDK; encoded by the coding sequence ATGAAGCATTTCACCCCGGACGAATTCCACACCTGCCATCTCGGCCTCTTGCTCGGGCGCGCTGCGCTGCTCAAAGACCGGATCATCGACACGCACATGGAACCCCATGGCATCACCGCCGCGCAGTTCAAAGTGCTGATCATCATGGCTCAGTTCGGCGTTGATACCCCGGCCGAGCTGTGCCGCCACCTGTCGCTCGACAGTGGTTCGATGACCCGCATGCTCGATCGTCTGGAACAGAAAGGTTTCCTCGCCCGCCAGCGTTCCGAGGCAGATCGCCGTCAGGTGCAGCTTGTGTTAACTGAGCAAGGCCAACGGTTGACCGACCGCCTGCCGGAAATCGGCGCCGACGCCATGAACGAACTGGCCGGCGCGATCACCCCGGAAGAGTTGAAAACCCTGGAACAGATCCTGAAGAAAATTTTGGTGGCAGCCGGTGACTCGATCACGCTGCTGCGGGTAGGTGACAAATGA
- a CDS encoding efflux transporter outer membrane subunit → MSSKTLRAGLSLVLAAMTLAGCASYSGLTTEGKSLDAKTLKAGQSLSGVTLSPAAWPKSDWWKSLGDPQLDGLIREALHDSPDMQIADARAHQASAAAYAADAARMPTLDASAGVSRSRLARDQDPRGEGDAYSTVRNIGASFNYNFDLWGGQRDAWEAALGQARAAEVDQQAAQLTLAADVARAYSDLGQAHIVHDLAQEDLKRTKQMLDLSQRRLSSGIDSQYQFQQTESLEATSEASLIDAEKRLQSAKIALAVLLGKGPDRGNDIARPKILQASAVALPSVLPAELLGRRPDLVAARWRVEAASKNIDAGKTRFYPNLNLSAAAGAESLLGDAMFGSASRFFNIAPTISVPIFDGGRLRADLDARDADYDLAVAQYNKNLVRALGDVSDTINQLRDIGRQIGAQQHATDIAQDSYNTVVQRYGSGIGNYLDVLSIEQQLLQAQRQLANLNAEQIDLSIQLMQALGGGFQGETLTAANATPATQHN, encoded by the coding sequence ATGAGCAGCAAAACCTTGCGCGCCGGCCTGAGCCTGGTGCTCGCGGCCATGACCCTGGCCGGTTGCGCCAGCTACAGCGGCCTGACCACCGAAGGCAAAAGCCTCGATGCGAAAACCCTCAAGGCCGGGCAATCCCTCAGCGGCGTGACCCTGTCGCCGGCGGCCTGGCCGAAAAGCGACTGGTGGAAAAGCCTCGGCGACCCACAGCTTGACGGTCTGATTCGCGAAGCCCTGCACGACAGCCCGGACATGCAGATCGCCGACGCTCGCGCCCATCAGGCCAGCGCCGCCGCGTACGCCGCCGATGCTGCGCGCATGCCGACCCTCGATGCCAGCGCCGGCGTCAGCCGTTCGCGTCTGGCCCGGGATCAAGACCCGCGAGGCGAGGGCGATGCGTACTCCACCGTGCGTAACATCGGCGCCAGTTTCAATTACAACTTCGACCTCTGGGGCGGTCAGCGTGACGCCTGGGAAGCGGCGTTGGGCCAGGCCCGCGCGGCCGAAGTCGATCAGCAGGCCGCGCAACTGACCTTGGCCGCCGACGTTGCCCGCGCTTATAGCGATCTGGGGCAGGCGCATATCGTCCATGACCTGGCACAGGAAGATCTCAAGCGCACCAAACAAATGCTCGACCTGAGCCAACGGCGCCTGAGTTCCGGGATCGACAGTCAGTACCAGTTCCAGCAAACCGAAAGCCTTGAAGCTACCTCCGAAGCCAGCCTGATCGACGCCGAAAAACGCCTGCAAAGCGCGAAAATCGCCTTGGCGGTATTGCTCGGCAAAGGCCCGGATCGGGGCAACGACATCGCCCGGCCGAAGATTCTGCAGGCCAGCGCCGTCGCATTGCCATCGGTCCTGCCCGCCGAGTTGCTCGGTCGGCGCCCGGATCTGGTCGCCGCACGTTGGCGCGTAGAAGCCGCGAGCAAGAACATCGACGCCGGCAAAACCCGGTTCTATCCCAACCTCAACCTGAGCGCCGCCGCCGGTGCCGAATCGTTGCTGGGTGACGCGATGTTCGGATCGGCCAGTCGTTTCTTCAACATCGCGCCGACGATCTCGGTGCCGATTTTCGACGGTGGCCGCCTGCGCGCCGACCTCGATGCTCGCGACGCCGATTACGACCTCGCGGTGGCGCAGTACAACAAAAACCTGGTGAGAGCGCTGGGTGATGTCAGCGACACGATCAACCAGTTGCGCGATATCGGCCGGCAGATCGGCGCTCAACAGCACGCCACCGACATTGCCCAGGATTCTTACAACACCGTGGTCCAGCGTTACGGTTCCGGCATCGGAAACTACCTGGACGTGCTCAGCATCGAGCAGCAATTGCTCCAGGCCCAGCGTCAGCTGGCCAACCTGAATGCCGAGCAGATCGACCTGTCGATCCAACTGATGCAAGCGCTGGGCGGCGGTTTTCAGGGCGAAACCCTGACCGCGGCCAACGCAACCCCAGCCACGCAGCACAACTAA